Proteins found in one Oryza glaberrima chromosome 4, OglaRS2, whole genome shotgun sequence genomic segment:
- the LOC127770333 gene encoding 26S proteasome non-ATPase regulatory subunit 6, producing the protein MDGSVGEEGKQQPHLVLAHKLFLLSHPDVDDLAKVDLRADVLAAVKSDDMASLYESLGAGGVLETEAALLAEMRGRIEEEIRKLDEKIADAEENLGESEVREAHLAKSLYFIRVGEKEKALEQLKVTEGKTVAVGQKMDLVFHTLQIGFFYMDFDLISKSIDKAKKLFEEGGDWERKNRLKVYEGLYCMATRNFKKAASLFLDSISTFTTYELFPYDTFIFYTVLTSVISLDRVSLKAKVVDAPEILAVIGKVPHLSEFLNSLYNCQYKSFFAAFSGLTEQIKLDRYLQPHFRYYMREVRTVVYSQFLESYKSVTMEAMASAFGVTVDFIDLELSRFIAAGKLHCKIDKVAGVLETNRPDARNAFYQATIKQGDFLLNRIQKLSRVIDL; encoded by the exons atggacgGCAGCGTAGGCGAGGAAGGGAAGCAGCAGCCGCACCTGGTGCTGGCGCACAAGCTGTTCCTGCTCTCGCACCCGGACGTGGACGACCTCGCCAAGGTCGACCTCCGCGCCGATGTCCTCGCCGCAGTCAAATCTGATG ATATGGCGTCTCTGTACGAGTCGCTGGGGGCCGGCGGCGTGCTGGAGACGGAAGCTGCGTTGCTCGCGGAGATGCGCGGCAGGATCGAGGAGGAGATCCGGAAGCTTGACGAGAA GATCGCTGATGCTGAAGAGAATTTGGGTGAGAGTGAAGTGCGTGAAGCCCATCTAGCCAAATCGTTGTATTTCATAAGGGTTGGAGAGAAG GAGAAGGCACTAGAACAGCTTAAAGTTACTGAAGGAAAAACTGTAGCTGTTGGGCAAAAGATGGACCTTGTTTTCCACACTTTACAGATTGGGTTTTTCTATATGGATTTTGATCTCATCTCTAAGTCTATTGACAAAGCCAAAAA ATTGTTTGAGGAGGGTGGTGATTGGGAGAGGAAGAACAGATTGAAAGTGTACGAGGGCTTATACTGCATGGCCACTAGAAACTTCAAGAAAGCTGCAAGCTTATTTTTGGATTCAATTTCAACATTCACAACCTATGAATTGTTCCCCTATGATACATTCATATTCTACACAGTTCTTACAAGTGTTATCTCATTGGATCGTGTATCCCTAAAGGCAAAG gtTGTAGATGCACCTGAGATCCTGGCTGTAATTGGCAAAGTACCTCACCTCTCTGAGTTTCTCAACTCCCTCTACAATTGCCAGTACAAGTCATTTTTTGCCGCATTCT CTGGCTTGACGGAGCAGATCAAGTTAGACCGTTACCTGCAGCCTCATTTCCGTTACTACATGCGTGAAGTCCGTACTGTTGTCTATTCACAATTCCTCGAGTCCTACAAGAGTGTGACGATGGAAGCAATGGCTTCTGCATTTGGTGTGACCGTTGATTTCATAGACCT GGAATTGTCACGCTTCATTGCTGCTGGAAAGCTCCACTGCAAGATCGATAAGGTTGCTGGCGTCCTGGAGACGAACCGGCCTGATGCCAGAAATGCTTTCTACCAGGCAACCATCAAGCAAGGGGACTTCCTGCTGAACCGCATCCAGAAGCTATCACGAGTCATTGACCTGTAG